From a single Deltaproteobacteria bacterium genomic region:
- a CDS encoding saccharopine dehydrogenase NADP-binding domain-containing protein, with the protein MPDQRMKVVALGGCGGMGRYAVRTVLNFDFVDKLVIADQDGERARQFAQECGPKASAAEVDVEDSAKLVALLSEADVVLATVGPYFRLGLPVLRAAIETGCDYFDINDDWESTLDMLNLDEEARRAGVTAIIGMGASPGLSNMLAMKAMSLLDSVEDLITGWGLAEGEVESEQQRERPEPGERRTGGFSAAVEHWVHQCSGTIRVFRGGEFVDVAPIEEIKIDYPGIGLGTAHTVGHPEPITLPRLRPELRNSCNVMVMPPGIIEAMRQLTAEVDAGRMTVRQAAEALMNPSEEQRGSVAPGPSDEPRLPEFFAYASGLKNGQPARVGVTISSGIAGGMGGMTGVPMATGLAVFARGQITGKGVFAPEDVFDSDAFYDEIAPLCTPKRANAKEMLIINTSF; encoded by the coding sequence ATGCCTGATCAAAGAATGAAGGTTGTGGCTTTAGGCGGCTGCGGCGGTATGGGTCGCTATGCCGTCCGCACCGTTTTGAACTTTGACTTTGTGGATAAACTAGTAATTGCAGATCAAGATGGAGAAAGGGCTCGCCAGTTCGCCCAGGAGTGCGGGCCCAAGGCAAGCGCAGCTGAAGTTGACGTTGAGGATTCAGCCAAGCTGGTGGCCCTGCTTTCCGAGGCCGACGTTGTCCTGGCCACGGTGGGCCCCTATTTTCGGCTGGGCCTTCCCGTCTTACGGGCGGCTATTGAGACCGGTTGTGATTATTTCGACATAAATGACGATTGGGAGTCAACCTTAGATATGCTAAACCTGGATGAAGAGGCTCGCCGGGCCGGGGTTACGGCTATCATTGGGATGGGCGCCAGCCCGGGCCTCTCGAATATGCTTGCAATGAAAGCCATGAGCCTGCTCGATTCTGTGGAAGACCTGATTACAGGCTGGGGACTTGCTGAAGGCGAAGTAGAGAGTGAGCAGCAGAGAGAAAGACCCGAACCCGGCGAACGACGTACGGGTGGATTCAGTGCGGCTGTTGAGCATTGGGTGCATCAATGCTCGGGCACGATTCGTGTTTTTCGTGGCGGAGAGTTCGTTGATGTTGCCCCCATTGAAGAGATAAAGATTGACTATCCAGGCATCGGCCTGGGCACAGCCCACACGGTCGGCCATCCGGAGCCGATCACGCTGCCGCGCCTTCGGCCGGAGCTTCGTAACAGCTGCAATGTCATGGTTATGCCGCCTGGCATTATTGAGGCCATGCGTCAGTTAACAGCCGAGGTGGACGCCGGTCGAATGACCGTGCGCCAGGCGGCGGAGGCATTGATGAACCCATCTGAAGAGCAGCGAGGCTCTGTGGCGCCCGGACCGAGTGATGAACCTCGTCTGCCCGAATTTTTCGCCTATGCAAGCGGTCTCAAAAACGGCCAGCCAGCCAGGGTGGGTGTGACCATTTCTTCTGGCATAGCCGGTGGAATGGGAGGAATGACTGGCGTGCCCATGGCCACAGGCCTGGCCGTGTTCGCACGCGGACAGATCACCGGAAAGGGCGTTTTCGCCCCTGAAGACGTTTTTGACTCGGACGCTTTTTATGACGAAATCGCGCCCCTCTGCACTCCGAAACGGGCTAACGCCAAGGAGATGCTAATTATCAATACCTCATTTTAA